From Candidatus Acididesulfobacter guangdongensis:
GGCAAAAAAAATGAGAAAAACAATAAGTAATAATTATATAGACGAGGAAGAAAAAGAAATTATAGAATCCTTAAAAGATTTAGATTTAAAATCTATAAAAAATGACACTAAAAATATAAACAAGCTTAAAAATGCTGGAGAAAATTATATAAAAAAACAAGATAAGACTATAACTCTCAGGATATCTTCTGACGATTTAGAGAAAATAAAAATTATAGCTTCAAAAAACGGACTAAGATATCAAACTTTTATCAAAAGTATTATACACAAGTTTTTAGTATAGAATTAAACGGGGAAGGCGAATTAAAGAATTAAAGGTGACGGATTTATTTATTTAACGGTTTGTTTGTTGTTTGTCAAGAGATTTGACCTCCTTTTTTCACCAATTTTGACCTACCTATAAAATGATTAAATTACTATTCTGTTTTAAACTAATTAAATTATTTTAAATAAAAAATCTCTTATTCCCCAACACTTTTTTAAGTTAAAATAATTAGATTTAAATGTGCAGTTCATCCGCAGCACTTTTTTTTATTTGAATCCTATTCAGTTCATTAAGTAATTTGGCTCACATGTGCAAATAAATTCACCTTATTTTTTTCATTCTCAGGCATAAACACCGAACCAAAATTGCAAATATCATAACGCAGGTTTATTTTTTAATTCAGATTGTATATTAATCAGAAATATTCTGGTCATTTTTATATAGTTGTTTTATTTGTAAGTGAATTATTGAGCTTGTAAATATCTTTAAATTTCTGATTGAAGATATAATGATATGAAATAATTTTTAGAATTTTAATTTTTTGCTTGATTTTAAAATGATGTTTTATTATAATTAAAAAAGATTTAAAAATTATGTAACTGATTCGTATTATAATTTTTTTATTACAAGTCTGAAGCAGTAAATCCAGTTTTATGATTTATGATTAAAAACTTAACAGCAGTATTATAATATCTCAATTAAACTGTAATTTTTAGCATAATAATAAATTGGAGGATTTTTTATGGATGATATTTTTGAAGGCGTCTTTAAATTTAAAAATGAGGACTATGAAAAGTATAAAAATCTTTTTGCAGAATTAGAGAATGGACAAAATCCTCATACATTATTCATCGGATGCTCTGACTCAAGGGTTGTGCCAAGCCTTATTACCAAAACGCTTCCAGGCGAGCTTTTTATGGTTAGAAATATTGCCAATATGGTGCCTCCGTACAGAGAAACAGAAGAATATGTATCTACCACGTCAGCGATAGAGTTTGCTATTGAAGTCCTTAATGTTAAAAATATCGTAGTGTGCGGACATTCCAACTGCGGCGGCTGCGCTTCATTGTATAAATCTGAAGAAGAGCTTAAAAATGTTCCTCATGTCAGAAAGTGGCTGGAATTGGCAAATCCTGTAAAAGAATATGTTTTAAATAATATAAATACAGAAGAAGGGAAAAATATTCAAAAATCGCTAATGACCGAACAGTTTAATATCGTACATCAGGTGAATAATCTATTTACTTACCCGTTTATAAAAGAAAAGTATATAAATAAAGAAATAAACATATACGGCTGGTATTATATGATTGCTACAGGTGAAGTGTATAATTACGATAAAAAAAACGGTTCTTTTACTGTTATTGCAAAATAAAAGTATATAAAAATATATCTATATAATATAATATAATCGGTGTATTTAATTAATAAATAATAACCAGATTTTACAAATTACTGCGATATATATAATAAATATTGCGCAAATTAATTTATTATAAATATAGTTGCTATTCTAAGCTATTTTACATAGTTAAGTTTGACATTTATAAATATAGTAATATACTGAAATAAATTATTATTCTATGCTATCTCGTTATTTAGGACTATAATATATGCAAATTAATTTATTATCAATATAGTATTAGCATAAAATATGCAATGAATAAAACATGTTAACGAAAATTAAATAATGCCGATTTAAAACTAACTTTTTTTAAAGTAAAATTTTAGATATCTAAACTAAAATTGATTTAATTTTAAAGGAGGCTGCCATGCTGTACAACAAACCAAAATTCAAAGAACAATATGAAAATTATATCGGTGGCAAATGGGTACAGCCGATAGACGGAGAATATTTTGACGACATTTCACCTGTTGACGGCAGTATAATTGCCAGAGTTCCCAGGTCAAACAGTAAAGACATTGATATTGCCGTTTCCGCCGCATGGAAAGCTTCAGCATTGTGGGAAAAAACATCTACTGCAGAAAGAAGCAGTCTGCTTTTTAAGATTGCCGATGTAATAGAAAAAAATTTAGAAGAACTTGCAATTATAGAAGCGTGGGACAACGGCAAGGCTATAAGAGAAACGCTGGTAGCCGATATTCCGCTGGCGGTTGACCATTTCAGATATTTTGGGAGTGTTATTCGTGCAGAGTCTGGAACCGTTGCCGACCTTGATGCTAATACCGTTTCAATGGAAATATATGAGCCTTTGGGAGTTGTCGGACAGATTATTCCGTGGAATTTTCCTATCCTTATGGCAGTGTGGAAGCTGGCGCCAGCCTTAGCGGCAGGTAATTGTGCCGTATTGAAACCTGCTGAACAAACCCCCGTTTCCATTCTTTGCCTTATGGAAATGATAGCCGGTATTTTACCTGATGGAGTTGTTAATATTGTAAACGGATTCGGACCCGAAGCTGGAAAGCCGCTTGCAAAACATCCGGATATTAAAAAGATTGCATTTACGGGCGAGACTACTACCGGTCGTCTAATCATGCAGTATGCATCCGAAAATATTATTCCTGTAACATTAGAGCTTGGCGGCAAATCACCCAATGTCTTTTTTGACAGCGTAATGGCAAAAGATGATAATTTCCTCAGTAAAGCTATTGAAGGGTTGGTATTGTTTGCTTTTAATCAAGGCGAAGTATGTACGTGTCCGTCTCGTGCCTTAATTCAAGAAAACATCTATGATGAATTTATGAAACGGGCTTTAAAGCGCGTTGATGCTATAAAAATAGGAGATCCGCTTGATTCTGCCACTATGATGGGAGCGCAGGCATCAATCGACCAGTACGAAAAAATAAAAAATTACATTGATATTGGAAAACAGGAGGGTGCTGAGGTTTTAACAGGCGGAGATGTTTACGCGAATAAGCTATACCCTGATGGATACTATATTAAGCCTACAGTATTTAAAGGCAATAATAAAATGCGTATTTTTCAAGAAGAAATATTCGGTCCTGTTTTAAGCGTCACTACCTTTAAAGATGAAGCTGAGGCAATGGAAATAGCTAACGATACTCTATATGGGCTTGGCGCAGGTGTGTGGTCGCGCGACGTTCATCAGGTAAACACAGTTGCCAGAGGCATTAAGGCAGGGCGCGTATGGGTGAATTGCTATCACTTATATCCAGCGCACGCTTCATTCGGCGGGTATAAAAAATCGGGTATCGGACGTGAAACGCATATGATGATGCTTAATCAATATCGCCATACTAAAAATATATTAACATCTTACAGTAAAGATCCTTTAGGTTTTTTTTAAATAGAATATTATGCATATAGAACGTATATCTATAACTGAAGAAGCCAAAGCAATAGTAGATAAGTTAAGAGAAAAACATGGAGAATTAATGTTTCACCAAAGCGGCGGATGCTGTGACGGTTCTGCTCCAATGTGCTTTTCAGTAGATGATTTTATTGTTGGGAGCAGAGATTTAATGCTTGGTGAAGTCTATGGTTGCAAGTTTTACATGGCAGCAGATCAATTTGAGTATTACAAGAACTTACATTTAACCATTGATGTAGTTAAAGGCAGAGGGTCGAGTTTTTCATTAGAAATCCCTCTTGGAATACGCTTTATAATAAGATCGAGATTATTCACCGATGAAGAATTTGAAAATATAATGGTTCCGGAAATATTAGATTAAAATTTAAAATTTATTTAATATCTAAATAGAATAACAATACTTATACTAATTTAATTATTTTTTTTATATTTTTGTTTATTAATTCAAACATGAAAATAAAAGTAGATTTGTCTCATTCGTTGAAAGATGCGAGTTATGATATATTAATAGATTCAAATATTTCCATAGGAGAAATTTTAAAATCTGCCGGAATTAGAAAAAGGGTGAGCATTGTAACGTGTAAGACTGTAAATGATTTATACGGTAATTCTATCGGCAATGCATTAAAAAGTGCAGAAATTGAACCGTTTTTTATATTACTTCCGGATGGCGAAAGTGCAAAAAGTATAAAATATCTATCGTATGTTTATGATGAGCTGATTAAAAACAGGTTTGAAAGGTCGGATTATATAATTGCTTTCGGCGGAGGCGTAATAGGGGACATTGCGGGGTATGCGTCAGCTTCATATTTGAGGGGGGTTAATTTTATACAAATTCCTACGACGCTTCTATCGGATGTAGATTCTTCCGTAGGCGGAAAAACCGGCATCGACCATCCTGCAGGAAAAAATCTTATAGGGGCTTTTTATCAACCTAAAATTGTAATTATTGACGTAGATTTTCTTAATTCTCTGGATAATAGGGAACTTATAAACGGTTTTGCGGAAGTTATTAAATATGGGGCTGTTCTTGATAGAGATTTATTCTTGTATCTGGAGAATAATCTTGATAAAATAATGTCAAAAGACAAACAATCTTTGATGCATATAATTGAAAGTTCTTGTCTTATAAAGGCGGATATAGTCAATAAAGATGAAAGAGAAGGCGGAGTCAGGTCTGTGTTAAATTTTGGACACAGTCTGGGGCATGCAATTGAGACGCTTTATAATTATAAAACAATAAAACACGGAGAAGCTATTTCCATAGGGATGGTATTCGCATCTAAGTTATCAAAGGAACTTAATCTTTGCAGTTCAGAAACGGTAAACAGATTAGAAAGACTTATTGAAAATTCAGGGCTTCCTACGGAAATTCCGAAATTTAGTCCGGAAGAATATATTAATGCCATGAAGCTTGATAAAAAAGTTGAAGACGAATCAATAAAATTTGTTCTGATTAACAATATAGGAAATTTTAAGTTTGAAAAACTTGATTTTGCATTTATCCGCAAATTTTTAGAAAATATAATATAATTAAATTTTTTTTATTTATTTTTTCGTTTTAATATATTATTAATAATAGATAGCGGTGATATAATATAATATATGTTGCAATATAATACATTGAATGCAGCACCGTTTTAATAAACGCTGAATAATTTTCAATAAATAATATGTTCACTATAATAGTGAATTAATTATCTGACTAATTTAAAAAATAACAAACAACAAATAAAATTATGGAACAAAAAACTAAGACATTTGCAGAGATTTATGAATCACAAGGGCATTATAATCAGGCGCTTGATATTTATATAGATTTGTTAAAGTCAAATCCTCTTGATTCTGAACTGATAGATAAAATTAAAAATACTCAGAATTTAATATTAAGCGAAAGAAATAAAAGGAAAGAGTCTGCCGCTGCTAAAATTAATTTATTTAATAATTTGTTGGCTAAAATTGAGATTTACAAACAAAAAACGGTCTAATATACAGATTATAATAGATTTTTTCAGCATCCTGTTTTATATCTCATAAGTTATAAATTTTGCAAAATAAACGTCTATATATCTGTTTATAAGCGTATCCTCTTTCGCAATCGTGATGCAATAAATTTCAACTAACTAAATGAGGGTTAAAACGGTGCATGAGGAAAAAACAAAAGGTATCTGTAATTTAATAAATTCTCGAAAAGCAGAAGGGATTTTAATAAAACATTCTTCTAACGTCTTTTATATTGCAGGATATTCAGGTGAAGAGTGCTATCTTTTTGTTTCAAAAAACGGGATTGTTAATTTATATGTCGATGGGCGTTATTATGAAAGAGCAGCAATTGAAACTGAAAATAAAAATATAAATGTAAAATGTTTTAAGGAATTATACAAAGATGTAGCTTTAAATTTGCAGACGGAATTTAAGTTAAAATCAGGCGATATTATTCTTTTTGAATCTGCTTATTTTACTTATGAAGAATACTTTGGATTTAATTCTGAATTAAAATGGTTATCGTTTATACCTGCCCGCGATATTCTATTAAAATTGAGATGCTTGAAAACAGCAGAAGAAATTAAAAATATAAAACAGGCTATATATATTGCAGAAAAATCGATGGCGGCGGCAATTAAAAATATTGCTGAAGATTTTAGTTCAGAAAATAAAATTTCAGAATTGGATATTGCTAATCAATACCGGATAAACCTTTTAAATATGGGCAGTTCTGAAAATGTAGCTTTTGAAACTATTGTGCTAAAAGCAGAGCGCTCAGCCATGCCTCACGGAATACCGATGAGCAATAATATTATAAACGACGGGAAAAATAATATATTATTATGCGATTTCGGCGCTAAATATAGTCATTATAATAGCGATGAAACCGTTACACTGTTTTACGGAACACCTGATATCAAATTTACAGATATATACGACATTGTTTATAGCGCCCAGCAATTAGCTATATCGGCTATAAAACCCGGGCTTAGATTTTGCGACTTAGATAAAATAGCCAGAGATTATATTGACAAAAAAGGATATGGAAAATATTTCACGCATTCGCTTGGTCACGGGGTAGGTTTAGATATACATGAATACCCTTTTATATCTTTTAGAAATGAAGACATAATAGAAGAAGGAATGGTTTTTACTGTAGAGCCGGGTGTTTACATAGAAGGATTCGGCGGCGTGAGGATTGAAGATATGTGCTTAGTTACTAAAAACGGTGCTGAAATTTTAACGACAATAACAAAGGATGGGATTAAGAATATTATCTAATAATTAAAAAATTAGATAATTAATTGATGAATTTTTTATAGGTATTATATTTAATTTTTTTAATTTTGTATTGATTTTTAATTTACTTTAATTTAAAGTATATGTAATGTATTTGTAATCGGAAAATAATAGTACGATGTATTACTAATTAATATTAACGGAGGATTTTTGTGTATTCAACAACAGATTTTAAAAAAGGACTTCGCATAGAATTTGAAAAGGAGCCTTTTGAAATTATTGATTTTCAGCATGTAAAACCGGGAAAAGGAGGTGCGTTTGTCAGAACAAAATTAAAAAATTTAATTAACGGAAGGGTTATAGACAGGACATTAAGAGCAGGCGAAAAAGTAGAAACACCTAATATTGAAGAAAAAAATATGCAATATCTGTATGCGGAGGGTGACGAATATATATTTATGGATAACGAAACATATGACCAGATAAAATTCAGCAAAGAAACTGTGGGAGATAATGCAGGTTTTCTTCTTGAAAATATTACGGTAAATGTTTTATATTATAACAATAAGCCAATTAATATTGACGTTCCCAACTTCTTAGATTTAAAAATTGTAAGTACCGAACCGGGCATAAGAGGAGATACCGTTTCCGGTGCTACTAAGCCTGCCGTGTTGGAGACAAAACTCGTAATAAATGTCCCATTATTTATAAATGAAGGCGATGTGATAAAAGTTGACACAAGAAATAAATCGTATATAGAGAGGGTTTCTAAATAAATGCAGCAATAAGACAACAACAAAATAAACGCAGTATAGCAATGTTATAATTATATAAAAAGTATAATTAACGGTTAGATGATACTTTATAAGTATAATATTTTAAAATCAGGTGCATTAATTAATCAAAAATCAACAACTTATTTAATTTATTATTAAATTATTAATCCAATTAATATAAAAATATTATGAATATTAAAGACATAAAAGACCTTGTAAAATTCATAAAGTCAAATAAAGTCGGCGAATTTTATTATAAAAAAGGCGATGAAGAGATAAAGATTAAATTAGATGAAGAACTTGATTTTCAGGATTGCAAAACAATAAAAAATAATAATCGGCAGGAAAGAATTCTGGATAAATTTGCCGAACAGATTTCAGAAGCTGAAGCTTCTGCGCTATCAAACATATCTAAAGGAGAGTCATTAGTTCAAGACATTAAAAAAATTGCCGAATTTAAAGAAGATACCTCCAGATATAAAGAAATTGTATCTCCTTTTGTAGGTGCGTTCTATAGAGCTTCGGCTCCAGACAAACCGCCTTTTGTGGAAATTGACTCAATAGTGGAAAAAAACAGCCCTGTATGCATAATAGAAGCTATGAAGCTTATGAATGAAATAGAAGCTGATATAAAATGCCGTATTGTGTCAATTCTTGCCGAAAACGGGCAGGTTGTCGAATACGGACAGCCGCTGTTTATAGTTGAGCCGGTTTAAATCTGTTTGATTTAGTTCGGTTTGTTTTGCTGTTCTACTAATACCACTAATACCAATATAATATAATACTAAAATTTAATATATAAATATATGTTCAGAAAAATTTTAATTGCCAATAGAGGTGAGATTGCTGTCAGAGTTATAAGGGCATGCAAGGAAATGGGAATTAAAACGGTGGCAGTTTATTCCACCGCAGATAAAAACAGTCTTCATGTTAAGTATGCCGACGAAGCCATATGTATTGGTCCTCCGCAATCTGCCAAGAGTTATTTAAATATATCTTCTATAATATCGGCAGCGGAGGTTACCGACAGTGAAGCAATCCATCCCGGATACGGTTTTCTGTCCGAAAATGCTAATTTTGCGGAAATAAGCGAGAATTGCGGCATAAAATTTATTGGACCGACCGCAGACAATATGAATGCATTAGGAAATAAGCGGAATGCTAGAAAACTTGTTTCAAGTTTAGGTATTCCGGTGCTTCCGGGAAGCGGCGATATAGGAGCTAATAACGACGATGAGGATGAGGAAAATTTAAAAAAAGCTGCGGAAGAAATTGGATACCCTTTAGTTTTAAAAGCATCAATGGGCGGCGGAGGCAAAGGAATAAGAATGGTTTTGTCGCCTGCTCATTTGATTCAGGCTTATCATCAGGCAAGACAGGAAGCTCTTACTTTTTTTGGTGACAAAGATGTTTATCTTGAAAAATATTGCGAAAATCCGAGACATATAGAATTTCAAGTTCTAGCCGATAAGTATGGAAATGCAATATATCTTGGGGAAAGAGACTGTTCAATACAGAGAAGGCATCAAAAAATAATAGAAGAAAGCCCTTCTGTCGCTATTAAAGCATCTATGAGAAAAAAAATGGGCGAAGCTATAACTAAAGTCTTAAAAGAAATAAAATACGTTAATGCGGCAACATTTGAGTTTCTTTTAGCAGGAGATAATGATTTTTATTTTATGGAAGTCAACACAAGAGTCCAGGTTGAACATCCTGTTACTGAATTTGTAACAGGTATTGATATTATCAAAGAGCAGATTAAAATAGCAAATGGAGATAAACTTAAAATAAAACAGGAAGATATTAAAATTAAAGGTCATAGCATTGAAGTCAGGATTAATGCCGAAAATCCCCGTGATTTCAAACCGTCACCGGGGCTTATAACTATGTATAATAAGCCTGGCGGGGTAAATGTCAGGGTTGACGATTTTGCATACTGCGGATATAGAGTTGAGCCATTTTACGATTCACTTCTCGGAAAATTAATTGTTTATGATAATTCAAGAACCGCCGCAATAAATAAATTAAAGAGCGCATTGAGTGAATTCTGGATAGAAGGAATTGAGACAAATATTCCGTTTATCAAACGAATTATCAATGACGGGGATTATATTTCAGGTAAGGTTGATATAGGTTATATTGCGAGACTTTTGGAAGGAAAATAAATTTACTTTAATAATTTTTATATATTATATTATTGGTACTAAAAGGGGGTTTTCATGGATGTTCCAAAAAATTTAAAATATAACTCAGAACATCTCTGGGTTAAAGTTAACGGAGATAAAGCGCTCATAGGTGTTACTGATTTTGCTCAGGATCAGCT
This genomic window contains:
- a CDS encoding aminopeptidase P family protein, with amino-acid sequence MRVKTVHEEKTKGICNLINSRKAEGILIKHSSNVFYIAGYSGEECYLFVSKNGIVNLYVDGRYYERAAIETENKNINVKCFKELYKDVALNLQTEFKLKSGDIILFESAYFTYEEYFGFNSELKWLSFIPARDILLKLRCLKTAEEIKNIKQAIYIAEKSMAAAIKNIAEDFSSENKISELDIANQYRINLLNMGSSENVAFETIVLKAERSAMPHGIPMSNNIINDGKNNILLCDFGAKYSHYNSDETVTLFYGTPDIKFTDIYDIVYSAQQLAISAIKPGLRFCDLDKIARDYIDKKGYGKYFTHSLGHGVGLDIHEYPFISFRNEDIIEEGMVFTVEPGVYIEGFGGVRIEDMCLVTKNGAEILTTITKDGIKNII
- a CDS encoding aldehyde dehydrogenase, with amino-acid sequence MLYNKPKFKEQYENYIGGKWVQPIDGEYFDDISPVDGSIIARVPRSNSKDIDIAVSAAWKASALWEKTSTAERSSLLFKIADVIEKNLEELAIIEAWDNGKAIRETLVADIPLAVDHFRYFGSVIRAESGTVADLDANTVSMEIYEPLGVVGQIIPWNFPILMAVWKLAPALAAGNCAVLKPAEQTPVSILCLMEMIAGILPDGVVNIVNGFGPEAGKPLAKHPDIKKIAFTGETTTGRLIMQYASENIIPVTLELGGKSPNVFFDSVMAKDDNFLSKAIEGLVLFAFNQGEVCTCPSRALIQENIYDEFMKRALKRVDAIKIGDPLDSATMMGAQASIDQYEKIKNYIDIGKQEGAEVLTGGDVYANKLYPDGYYIKPTVFKGNNKMRIFQEEIFGPVLSVTTFKDEAEAMEIANDTLYGLGAGVWSRDVHQVNTVARGIKAGRVWVNCYHLYPAHASFGGYKKSGIGRETHMMMLNQYRHTKNILTSYSKDPLGFF
- a CDS encoding 3-dehydroquinate synthase — its product is MKIKVDLSHSLKDASYDILIDSNISIGEILKSAGIRKRVSIVTCKTVNDLYGNSIGNALKSAEIEPFFILLPDGESAKSIKYLSYVYDELIKNRFERSDYIIAFGGGVIGDIAGYASASYLRGVNFIQIPTTLLSDVDSSVGGKTGIDHPAGKNLIGAFYQPKIVIIDVDFLNSLDNRELINGFAEVIKYGAVLDRDLFLYLENNLDKIMSKDKQSLMHIIESSCLIKADIVNKDEREGGVRSVLNFGHSLGHAIETLYNYKTIKHGEAISIGMVFASKLSKELNLCSSETVNRLERLIENSGLPTEIPKFSPEEYINAMKLDKKVEDESIKFVLINNIGNFKFEKLDFAFIRKFLENII
- the accC gene encoding acetyl-CoA carboxylase biotin carboxylase subunit, with protein sequence MFRKILIANRGEIAVRVIRACKEMGIKTVAVYSTADKNSLHVKYADEAICIGPPQSAKSYLNISSIISAAEVTDSEAIHPGYGFLSENANFAEISENCGIKFIGPTADNMNALGNKRNARKLVSSLGIPVLPGSGDIGANNDDEDEENLKKAAEEIGYPLVLKASMGGGGKGIRMVLSPAHLIQAYHQARQEALTFFGDKDVYLEKYCENPRHIEFQVLADKYGNAIYLGERDCSIQRRHQKIIEESPSVAIKASMRKKMGEAITKVLKEIKYVNAATFEFLLAGDNDFYFMEVNTRVQVEHPVTEFVTGIDIIKEQIKIANGDKLKIKQEDIKIKGHSIEVRINAENPRDFKPSPGLITMYNKPGGVNVRVDDFAYCGYRVEPFYDSLLGKLIVYDNSRTAAINKLKSALSEFWIEGIETNIPFIKRIINDGDYISGKVDIGYIARLLEGK
- the efp gene encoding elongation factor P — translated: MYSTTDFKKGLRIEFEKEPFEIIDFQHVKPGKGGAFVRTKLKNLINGRVIDRTLRAGEKVETPNIEEKNMQYLYAEGDEYIFMDNETYDQIKFSKETVGDNAGFLLENITVNVLYYNNKPINIDVPNFLDLKIVSTEPGIRGDTVSGATKPAVLETKLVINVPLFINEGDVIKVDTRNKSYIERVSK
- a CDS encoding DUF779 domain-containing protein, producing MHIERISITEEAKAIVDKLREKHGELMFHQSGGCCDGSAPMCFSVDDFIVGSRDLMLGEVYGCKFYMAADQFEYYKNLHLTIDVVKGRGSSFSLEIPLGIRFIIRSRLFTDEEFENIMVPEILD
- a CDS encoding carbonic anhydrase translates to MDDIFEGVFKFKNEDYEKYKNLFAELENGQNPHTLFIGCSDSRVVPSLITKTLPGELFMVRNIANMVPPYRETEEYVSTTSAIEFAIEVLNVKNIVVCGHSNCGGCASLYKSEEELKNVPHVRKWLELANPVKEYVLNNINTEEGKNIQKSLMTEQFNIVHQVNNLFTYPFIKEKYINKEINIYGWYYMIATGEVYNYDKKNGSFTVIAK
- the accB gene encoding acetyl-CoA carboxylase biotin carboxyl carrier protein, which translates into the protein MNIKDIKDLVKFIKSNKVGEFYYKKGDEEIKIKLDEELDFQDCKTIKNNNRQERILDKFAEQISEAEASALSNISKGESLVQDIKKIAEFKEDTSRYKEIVSPFVGAFYRASAPDKPPFVEIDSIVEKNSPVCIIEAMKLMNEIEADIKCRIVSILAENGQVVEYGQPLFIVEPV